In the Augochlora pura isolate Apur16 chromosome 7, APUR_v2.2.1, whole genome shotgun sequence genome, cggaaaaaattctttgacaGAGCGCAACTCTTTTCGACGGCTTTTTCTAGCAACGATTAAAAATCTACGTTGAATCGCCGCGCTCCCGGATCGGTGGGCCAAGATCGCTTTATTCATTGTCACGTACACAGAAAATCAGGAAAGATAATACAACTTCCTCGAGATAGATTTTTTAGTAATCTTTCTTCggctctttcttcttcttcttcttcttggcttttttcttcttcttgtccTCGTCCGTCTGCATTTCCCTGGTCTCCATCCTGATGGGCGGTCCCTTCTCGACGCCCTTCGGTGTTCTCATCTCCAACTGTATGTCCGACTTCTCGCCAGCACCGACGATGCCCTTCTTGCCGATCCTTAGCACGAAGACGTCGTGGCTGGGATCGGAACACTGGTGATCGGCCGACTCGTGCTCGGAGCTGACGGTGACCGTCGGTTTCTTGTCGTTGCCGGTGTCCAGGACACCGGAAACCTTGAGGACGACCGCCTTTCCGCACGGTTGGGCCGGACCGCGGCTGGATTGGATCAGGCCGGTCTTGTGCACCTCGTCGCAGCTCTCGGGTTTCAATCGCGACTTCGATACCGTGGTCGGGTACCCGGATACGTGCTGCCCGGCCCCGTCCGAGCCGCCGAACTGCCTCTGGCTCGGCTCCGGCTTCAAGGTGGCGCCGTCCGGGTTTCCGCAGGGCGTGCAGGGATGCTTCTCTTTTACGCAGACCCGACAGGGCGAGCAGCCTCCTCCGCCCTTCTCCGTCAGATCCTCCGCCGAATCCTTGCCGACGTCCGCGTCCTTCGAGTCGATGATGCGGCACTTGTAGCCGACCGACTTCCGGTCCACCTCGTTGCCCTTGAACGAAGAGCCAGCGATTTCAGGTTTCTAGTCGAATCCGGCCGATTACAATGGTACATTTGGCTCTACCTTGAACACGTAAGTGTCCACGTCCATGTCGGGCGGCGCTTCGAACTCCGTGACGATGCTCTGCCCGAAAGCGGATATCCTGACGAAGATGCAGACGGTGCCTACCTCGTCGCCCTTGTACAGCAACGGCACCTCGCCCTCGAAGCACTTTGGGGGCGGCGCCATCCTGTGCCAGCACTGCAGCATCTCCTTCCTGAGAGCCGCGAAGTGCTTGCTCATGTTCAACTCGCCTTCTCCGATCGGAACGTCAGGCTTCAACCCCGCCGGCATCTTCTTCTCGACGAGAAGCGTCACCGTGAAGTCGAGGAGCTTGTTGACGACGGTGCGGTGATCGACGGCGAACAGAACGGACCGTCCCGAGTAAAAGTACTCGACGTCGTCGGCTACGCCAGCTTGCGGCTCGAACAGAGGGTCCACGGGCGTTATCTCGATGGCCTCATCGTTCGAGAAGTCGAGGAAGTTGACGGTGATGGTCGTGGGGACGAAGAACATTTGGTTAAGCTTCGCGAGACGGTCACCGGTTACGTGGTGCACCAGGAACTCTAAGAGAAAGAGGTACTGCTCGTTGGTCTCCGGCGCAGCATCTCGCGTTCCGAGCGACGCCGAGTCTTTGCCGTCGTTGGCCTGCGACAGGTTCGGGGACTTCCTCTTCGAACGACTGCCCATCGCTGCGAGTGTCCAGGGTTGCGACCGACATGGAACGGACAGCGATCGGCGACCTTCGAAGGGGATCTCGCCGAAGTTGGGTCGCTGCTTCTTCGGATCAAGCTCTCGCCTGCTTTCGCCTGCTTTCGCCTGCTTTCGCCTGCTTTCGCCTGCTTTCGCTGCTCGAGGCTCGGGGTTAGACCTTGGACCGTCGCGGCATTTCCATGAAGTTTTCGTCGACGGCCCGCAAAAAGATCGATAGGCGATGGGTTTCAGACTGATCGCGTAACCTTGGGAAACCGCGAGTCGCGGTTGGCCGACTGACCACGTTATTTTAGCATCGGCAGCTTTGGTAGGTCACCGTCGCCTCAAATAGAGTCGCCATCACATTTTATATCACGCATTCGGATCGTGGTCGCAATGCCGACGCGACCCTTGACCGCTCAACGGAATATGTATTCAGAGTCGGCGATTGGAGAttcacatttattttcatttcgaatcgTCGGCCACGTCACGGAAAATCTAAAAACAATTGCGTTCGAGATACTTTTCCGATACGAATCCATCTTTTACTCCGATTCACCTCGATCGAATACGTTGCTCCGCGCGCGATACAGCCCACGCGATTCTTCGAGATAAGAGGCAACGATGAGTATTTAGATTTAAGTGTATCGGCGACCACGATGTAAACGTTGCGAGAGAATCGAAAGAACGATTAGAATGAATCGTTACGATTTTATCTAATCTTTGGATCCGCTGAGTCAGTCGTGTTCCAGTTTCCTGAAATTTCGGCAACGAAGCGACGCAGCGTAACGTTTACCGTGTCTAAGGTCATCGTTATCTCGATTTACAGGAACAACCGAACGAGTTCGCACGGGTCTCCGTCGAGTCGTTTGGCCATCAAATTTTATGGCTCGGTAACGGTCCCGAGAAAAACGTCCATTTGGGATATCGGGttcccgccccgccccgcccctcCATTGATCCTGAAATATGTTTATGGTGAGAAATCTCAACTACACTTTGTTCGAGGAAAGTGATTTATGGGTTGCTTAGTTTCCAGAACCACCGGCAATATCTTACCGTATAGTCAATGTCTCGCCAACTTATGCGTCCGATGGGATTTTCCACCATGGAAAACCGTCGGCTACTCATAAATGCGTTGCCAAGCAGCTCGAGCCGGTCAAAAGGACTTTGAGTaagcgaaagaaattattttgatcgaTTTAACTCGATTGATAGGCGTACAATTGTACAGACTGTTCGATCCTCCGCTTTCGCGGCTGTGATGCTAGAAATCTTCTTCGTCGAGTCTGAATGGCCTCTCATTCGTCGAATATCAAGTCGAGTACAATCAATCGGTTAACGATATGCGAACGGTATCGACTACCGATGCACCCTTTTCGCTTTCTACTTCGTACCTAGCGTACCCTGTGTCGTACAAATCTTTGAATTGCACGAACTAGAGACCCCTTCTTCGTGTCATCGAAGTTACAAGAACTCTGAATAAAGGCTGGCAGGTCGAATTTCTTTTGAATATTAGTTGAAAACCCGCAATTTCCGCAAGTAGGAAGCTAGCTTTGGATTTCGATGTAACTCCGCAGCTTTCGTGGCAATGGGACGCGCGCACGTGTCGGTCAAGAACGAATTAGGCGAAAGTGTACGCGCGTGTGTTACAGATGATCCGGTAGCGCCGCCGCGAAATCTGGACCCACGGCTCTTGGATCGGTCGATTAATTTGGAGACCGAGGGGTTCGTGGACCCCCCTGGCGCAGACGATGGCAAGGTCTTCGAGACGCTGAGCCTGATGCCCAGAATTACCGGAGTCCGACAATCTGCGTCGCAGCGTACGTATCGAGACAGTTATCTACCCCAACGCGCAACACGCGATCCATCGTGTTTTCAAGATGATCTCGAAAATCGTGTAGAATCTAGATCAAAATCTATTTCGTTCTATTTCGTGCTCCGACGATGTCAATACGATGAATGCGATGCAACAGcatttctaaaatttgtcTTGCACTGCTGCCGATCCGTGTTtcgtttattcatttttcctaCAAACGAGGTGCTTCTTCcatcgaatttcgaaatactATCGGGTCTCTTATATCTTTAACGGATAGAGAAAAGTTGTTCGGAACGAGAAGCTTCGAAGCTTCGACGAGAGTCGTTGAAATTACAAGTGGCTTCTACGAACGACAAATTTACAGACAGAACATAGATTTCGGAATGATTATCGTGGACAGTTTCTTGTCGTTCGATCGGAAATTGCTACTCCGGTCTTGTTATCTTTATACCAATAACGCGTCCCGTTGCTCGAATAGCCATctggaattttaattgttcccCAATTAAAGCAACGAAGGGACACGTATTGCCCCGACAATTTCGACCAATCGAATATAGGACGCACACGGATAATAAGACGTCCGAGAACCAATCTACTGCGAAACGAGTCGCGCACGACACTAATTTCCTAATGAATAGAGAGGGATTTCTAACTCGTCATTTCTAAGCCAATTTCAACGAGAGCTAGACAAAACTAGTTCGATCGTTAATCGTTGCCAACAGATTCTGCTTTGTTCAcgggagaaataaatttctgttcgaCTCGATTCTTCACAATTTACAGCTTCCTGTTCCATCTTCCCTCGTTCGCAGCAGTACGAACTATGGCAGATCCGCGACAGACGAATCAAGGATGGGAAGAAGTTTACGGAAAGTTCTGCTGCAATGGTAGAAACGGTGGAGTGCACGGAAGGAGAAGAGATCGATAAGTAAACGATCCGTTTGTTTGTCCCGAAATCGCGATAAAACGGCATTTTCTGCAGATCTGCGACCAACGGCGAAGCATGCGGCTATTTTAAACCGCCATTTTGGTGGGGTGGCGAGACCGCAAGATCTGGAGGACTTCCGGTCGGCGATATCGACGACTACGCGTACGAAAAATTGCAAGAGCCCGAGCAAGACAACAGAAAGATCAGCGAGAAGTTGCAGTTGGATCATCCGATGAAGTATATGCCTGGctcgatccatcgatcgcaGGTGAAAACTTTTCTCCGAGATAGCCTAACGGTTCGATGGCTTCCACAAGCCGTTAATTATGATCACGAGTCGCGGTAAGAATCGCGGTCGAGCAAGCACGAGCAATTCGTCTCTGTCCAGTGTCCTCGATCGCAAAGTCTGCGAAAAGAACTTCTTCTTTTATCGCGGGGCAACGGTTACTTGCGCAGTTTCGCATTTCTGAAAATGCAGCCGCGTGCACGCGTTAGGCGCCGACGCGCGTCACTCTAAACTCTCTACACCTAAACGTAAACGATTCGTCCGTGGAATGGTCACCGTGAGAACGCCGCATACGCGGAATTAAATATCCGGGCCGCAACACGAACTGAGCGGCCTTCGAAGCCATAACCTTTCCCCTAACTCTCGCAAGCATTATCTGCGACGCACTCTTTCGCCGTGTCGCAAAAATCTCGACGTTTGATCCGCGAGTTGCGTAAAACCGTCAACTGCGGCGGCTAAATCTCCGTTCGCGTGACAATAATCTCGATGTGCGTAGATCGAACCTCTCGCGGGCTTCTTTCTACATATATGCTTAACCGCGGATACAGTTCGCCAGCGTTTCCACGCGATTATTGGCTCATCGATTGCGTTCACTCGGTGCTGTTAGCGACCGCGGCGATAACTTTTAAtctcttctatttaaaatcaattaagaAAATGACGACCCCCGGCGGTTCTCTACTCGCAGTACGCTGGACACGGACAATTTAGCGCGTGCGTCAGATTTAGAGGAATTACGGTAACTAGTCGTATTTGTGCAGTTCATTGATGCCTCCGCGTTGCCGTGTGCACAGAGACTCACGTGCGTGCTGCGACACGAAACGCAAACATCGCGTGAAATGGAACACGCGTAGTTGTTTCAGTTTCGCTCGTAAATGGCAGACACCATATCGTCTACTGCAGCGAAGTATGCCATTTTTCGTGAAAACAATCTACGCCGCGCGCAGCTGCGCATTTATACCATAAACGTCTCGCATCGGTCAGCTCGCTGCAAAGTGTTTCGCGATTCCCGCGCCAACGACGAATCCTTTATTTTCTAGTCTACTTCGCATCGTTCAAAGTTGGATATTGGAGGCACAACATCGGCTTTTACGCACAATTTCGACGAGTTTTTTTGACCATTCGACTGGTTTAGGAGTTAACTCTACCGATTTTGAAGCGTGAATTTTATCTCGAACGCATAAAGTCAACGTGCCCCTAAGCTGAACTAACCGTATCCACCTATCGATAGAGTCCAGGGGCGTCGAAAGACAAGACCATGAAAGAGATCCTGGATAAAGCGGATAGCTTCAAGGTGACGTTAAAATTCGACGAGAAAGTACCAAGACATGGCGCATCCGTTGTCGAACGTTCCTGTCCGTGTCCTATGGAAAAGCCAAGCGAGTATCGAAATTTGAACATTCCACTCGTTTAAGTAACTCGATTCTACGATTCCGACTAGAGGGAAATGATTTATTCCGCAGTCGTGCAGAGAACATGGAAGGACAACACAGATAAACGTTTCGGAGATAGCGATGCGCGGTGGCAGCTGGTCGACGACAAGATAGGTTTCGTAGGAACAAACCTCGAAAGACAGGCGACACTGCGAAAATTGTCGAAACCATTTTTGCACGAGCTGCACAAATGGTACTCTGACAATAAACCGACCAAGCTTGTGCAGCCTGCGAGATGGCCCGGGAAGAGGCCTATCCCTGAAATGCGTTTCTCGCATTTATGACGCGCGTCTTTCGTCAAAACGAATAGgaaaatttcgatttcaaCGAATTCGCCGATAACGCTCCCAGCCAGCCAAACAAGAGCTTCGAAAAAGAACTGGGTTAACATCGCGGAGATGTGAAAAGAATTGCGAGCTAATAGTAGCTGTGTTATCATAGTCGATAGAGAGAAGTCAATACAAACGTACAAACAATTATGCCACAATTTTCCATTGATAAGCTCGGCACACGATGGATTACTTCGATCAAACAACGATTCATATGCAAGCACTTGGCTGCGTAGGTGCGAGAACGTCGATCggtttagaaaaattctgctCGGTCgactaaataacaaatttctagCGCGAGCTCGCaagtcgtcgcgcgcgcgaacgtatGCCTTTTCGCAGAATCGATTTACCGCGCGATCTTACTATTAAGTTACACCTCCTATAAGATTATATTTCCTTCTATGCACAACTCTTGCAGATTCCAGGGCTGCGACGTCGTTGAATCTAATACATATTGCGTTTTGTTATCGTCTTGCCAGTTTGTTCCTCggctttattttcatttttatcgcgtgatatacaaatatatatacatatacatatacatatacgtatatacgcgtaaattcattttatctgGCCTATAGATAGACGCGCGTAAGTGCAGGAAAAGTATTTCCTTCCGTTTACTATAATAGCAATCGATTAACTCGTATAAAAAGTGCGATATACTTGTGTCGCTGGTGCGTTGCAATTTTCGTACAATTAGTCTGCGAACGATATCGACTATCATGgagtatttgtaattttataattattcttcgtGTTGAAAGTAATCTGGCTCATTGACAGAAATAGGTTACTGTTATTGATAAAAGAAGAGACGTATTCACGGAATTAAATATCGCAAAGGAGTTCGCATTGATGCGTCGAATTACGGATCAATGATCACAAGCCTCTGTTATTAATGAACTCGATGCACGCTCGAACGCATACGCTCGCGTATATCGCGAATCCTGATTAGTAAAGTCGTCGACGAGCCTTTCGCTAAATCGATCTCGTTAATTGAACGCGTTTCCCTCGAGCCGAAGAATTGCAACGTGTATTAAATCGAACTATGTAGTTCGGGCTTCGACAAATTAGTTTGCTGCCAAATTATTTCCCATGCAGTCTCCCATtcataaatacattttcaaagaTTTCTTTAGGAATATGCATCCCTTCTTAATAAAAACTTAAAAGATAATCGATTCACCGTTGACTCGCGGTCCGTTGTATGATACGTTGTGCAACGATTACTTGTTTATTCAACTATCTATgactaataaaaatcgattcgtcGACTTCTCCACGAAGCTAGAACATTATGCAACGTAATGCAACTTTTCGAATCGTTTGTTAACAAACATTGCGTAGGGTACGCGTTGAGTCAACGATATCGAACGGATTAGCTCGAGCATAATTATCCTGACCGTGAAGTTCGGGAGTGTCGAGATGGAAGCGGTATAttgtcattaaatattattgatagcAATGAAAATTCTTGATCGATGGTTAACTCGACCGACTGATTTCAAGCGAAGCACTCGAGGGTCGCATCGTCGTGTGACCGCTGCAACAATCCAGCCCAGGATTTCATCATGCGTCATGCGACTCTGGTAACGTGCACGCCGGGCGTTTTCGCGCGCAAAACCACGCCTAAACTGCTAAACTTGACTGCGATAACGGGGTGATACGTATAATCTGTCCTTTGCGTCGCCAGAACTTTTTATCAGAAGCAAAAGAATCGCTCGACTAGATAACTCGATGCAGTGTGTTATAAGCACCACCCAACCTATTTCAGGGACGTTGCAATTGAACCGACGAAACACTTTCCAAGTACATGCACGTTATCGCTTTTccaagagagatagaaggaaAGTCAGTATCCCTTATCCCGatggcaataataataacaacaataaacaataataataaatttactccTTCcctaaaatacatatattttccaCACTTCGCTCGGATTAATCAGCGTTGTCGACAAAAAATCGAAATCGTTCGAAACGATAAGAAATACTTAGGCGAACGAATCTTCGTATTCTGGTAGCAACTTCTCGAAGCGTTTTGAACAGTGTCCCGCGTCAGCGCTTTTGAAACACCGGAAGTGGTCGAACCAAACGGGTCGATAGCTCCGATTTGCTCGAAAACGTCGGGACGCGACGAATCTCGAGCAACGGATAGCGTTCTTCGGCGGTGTGGAAATCTAAACAATTTGTCTATCGATCGGTACGTGGAAAACCGATAAGAAGGCTTTCGAACCACgattaaaagttaaaagaacagaagaaagaaaagcGATCATCGATCAAGCACGGCGTTCGACCTCTGGCGGTCGCATGGCGAATCATAGCGGACACTCTTCCGGGGACAAAAACTCGGTTTATTCTTGCCCGGCGTGGTTCCTCGAGTCAGTCTCGTTCGGTCCGTGGTCGTGTCGCGTAGCACGTCGGCATCTGTCCGCGTTTGCACGTTGCTTCCGTTTGAGTCGTCGTGCTGGTGCTGGTACTGGAACGCGTCGGGCCCTTTTCGAAACCGATCTTGCAGATAGCTCTATCCGTTGACCAACCAGCGTACAGGCGGCGTTCTCTAAGGGATGAAGTAACGTCGCACGAGACACGATCGATCGTACCCACGTTGCTTTCGTTTTCACTCCGCACGTGCGCAAACCACAGGTACGTACGCGCGTTCCCAAATTTACAAGTTGAAATCCATTATTGGACACCGTCTGGCACTATTTCAAGCACTCTATTCGAACCGTATTCCCGATTTTCATTAGAAAACAAACGAGACGCTCCGTCGATTCGGATCGCTCTGTGTCGTTGTAGACGTAAGCGAATTCGAGTCGGGACTTGAGCTTGGCGCGCTAGGCCGAGTTCTTTTAGCGGCGGAGCAAAACGTTCGTGTtaggaatattttaagaacGATGCGAAAGGAAGGACGCTCGCGgagattttgtaatattttggTATTCCGACTTGTTTCCCATCAGTTTCATTGATAAAAAGAACGGCAGACCGTATTCGTGCCTTCGGAATGGAATGCCATTTCGTCTTGGCCATTATCATAATCTGTAATTCATTCGACGCGTATCTTTCTTCTGTCTTTTTCCGAATCTCAACGACCGCGAGAGTATTTTAAGGATTCGTTTCACGCGTGGCCAACCTTCTGTGTAAGAGCGGTTCCGTTGCTACCTACACCCGGTAACCCCTCATAGTTCACTCTGGTGCACATGGTGCACCGACAACGTCCAAAAGTCCTATTATAAAGATAATGTCGCAAAAGAACAAGAGAAAAGCCGTTGCATTTAACATGGacactaaattattattgtataattcgaACACCGTGGTAGACACGTTTTTCTTATCTCGATGGCTGCAACGATTTCAGAAAAGAGGAGTACGCGCGATTTTCGAGACAAGGTAGCGCAATCTCATAGAAATGCTACTTGCTCGACTCGCAAGCGAACTCGCTAACATCCTAACTAACCTTTACGGTCCGTCttgttcgaaaattttttttaacctatttacaaatttttgaaacaatttaccTTCGGTTTTCCCTTGAATAGACGATTCTCAAACCGACAGCAACTAACGAAACACCGTTGCACAACATCGTATGGAATCGTAAACCAGACTGTGGCAGagtattttatagatattttgtAGTTTGGTCGTGTTATAACGAAACATGGCCGACTACCTTGTGTAAATATTCAAACTAACGGTAATCTTATAGCCGATACTCTTATCGAAAAAGCAAAATACACGCTGTATACGTCACCTTGAAATGATAGAAGTCGCTTAAAGTTGTGTTCGTAGCGCGTTCGGACATCTCAACCATGCATGGGTAATAGTTTGTTAACCTGAAATGAACACAAACGAATTT is a window encoding:
- the LOC144472553 gene encoding uncharacterized protein LOC144472553 encodes the protein MGRAHVSVKNELGESVRACVTDDPVAPPRNLDPRLLDRSINLETEGFVDPPGADDGKVFETLSLMPRITGVRQSASQPSCSIFPRSQQYELWQIRDRRIKDGKKFTESSAAMVETVECTEGEEIDKSATNGEACGYFKPPFWWGGETARSGGLPVGDIDDYAYEKLQEPEQDNRKISEKLQLDHPMKYMPGSIHRSQVKTFLRDSLTVRWLPQAVNYDHESR
- the LOC144473427 gene encoding uncharacterized protein LOC144473427; amino-acid sequence: MGSRSKRKSPNLSQANDGKDSASLGTRDAAPETNEQYLFLLEFLVHHVTGDRLAKLNQMFFVPTTITVNFLDFSNDEAIEITPVDPLFEPQAGVADDVEYFYSGRSVLFAVDHRTVVNKLLDFTVTLLVEKKMPAGLKPDVPIGEGELNMSKHFAALRKEMLQCWHRMAPPPKCFEGEVPLLYKGDEVGTVCIFVRISAFGQSIVTEFEAPPDMDVDTYVFKGNEVDRKSVGYKCRIIDSKDADVGKDSAEDLTEKGGGGCSPCRVCVKEKHPCTPCGNPDGATLKPEPSQRQFGGSDGAGQHVSGYPTTVSKSRLKPESCDEVHKTGLIQSSRGPAQPCGKAVVLKVSGVLDTGNDKKPTVTVSSEHESADHQCSDPSHDVFVLRIGKKGIVGAGEKSDIQLEMRTPKGVEKGPPIRMETREMQTDEDKKKKKAKKKKKKKEPKKDY